The nucleotide window ATTACATAAAGCATGGCAATATATGATAGTACATAGAATGTAGATACAAACAATTTCCATTAAATTAAACTGTATCCATTAATAACTGTAATGAATATTTCAagtaactacatttttttaacaccTACAGCTGTAATAAGACTTGTGAAATGActactaattttttttcaattcttcACAATAAATAAGCAACCCGAGCTGTTAATAACTTCACGTAAATCTAATATGGCAGGCAGACATTTATAAATGGAATGTCCAAAAGTAAAACCTACTTTcataaaatgatatttgaaaacattaatgCGATACCCTTTATTTTCAAGTATAAAAATCCCAGTAAACAGAAACATGACACAAATATTGTGCAAGCATCGCTTTCATGTGCACTCACAATATTTTACGTCCTTTTATCAAAAGTTAGTTTCAAAGCGCGACGCTTCGAGCGAAATTAAATTTAGAGGGATGAGTTTACAttcttaaacatattattataacaggtTTTATTTCTTGTATTCGTAAATATTTCAATGCATAACTTATGAgagattttaattaacaatttcagTCTATCTATTTCAGTATATCGTGTGGTTTCCAGCAGAGTAGAATCCACCATAATCATGGGTGTCGTAGATGAATTCCTGCcagcaaaatattttcaaaaagtcCAATCCTTCTTCAGGTTAGTGGCTGATGAGTAGGCATGATTTCCAAGTAGTTAGAATACATTTTAACaaatgattgtgggttcaaatacatgcagcaccattgaattttaagGCGcgctaaatttgtttttataagtgTGGTAAAGACAACGTTATTGTCTTAAAATCcaaagtaaacaggtttcttctaggcatgCGTGCTatatcctagaccgtgtcgatgcttacaTCATGCAAATCagcggtcaaacgctggcctatctgtgataaaaaaagaaaaatacagaACGTCTAGAGGAAATGTATAGCGCTGACccaaaaaaatggaataaagGCAAGCAACTGGCAGCGATGACTAACCCAAACCGATCCGCctttgtgtaatttttatttaacagattatgaagataattttcattaagtttgtttataattttttataattcttttaagaaaaactactataattatattcgaatatgtaattataaatttacattagtCATGTTACATTCTTACATAAAGCTTTTTATTGAGCTATACTATGAATATgtgattttcaaatataatatacaacttGAGAAATAAACACATCCTTAAGTtattagtcaaattttaaaaataacactgTCACACATTTCATTCGCAACtgtataattttactaaatatctaaggtattttttattctagcagtttctttatttaaagcATACAATACAATGTAACAATTTTCTTATAAGCTCATAATATATAACTCggtataagttaatatataactCGCTAGAACAAACGATATGTCCCTCGAAGAGCTAAGTTATAACTCCCAAGCGAGCAAACTCTTAGTGGCCGGAATTACACAAATAGAGTCTGGCATTCAGCCAAAACCAACAAAGGTACCGACTGTGGACTAGTGAAAAGGTAAGTTACGCTCCATCCAGCTATTACTGACAGTATTTCCTCGCCGATAGTTTGCTGAGATTGTGTATTCGTTACACTAGTATAAAGGAGTTACTGGATAATTTAACTAAGCACTATCCAGATCATGActacttcgttggtctagtggctagctgtACAATATCTACACCTGGGGCTTAAAAGATGGGCCGTAACCCTGAGGCTGTGGGTGCGTAGGGGCttcgcgtgtcttatttcagacggctCTGGgaaggacggcagccgggatgacCGTACGCACTACCGAAGAGTGTGGGGGGCGAGATGACCTTCGCCCTCTAAGGAAAGCTcagccgagccacgagcggagcacaagcggaggggccgtggatgcgttatatcaacacgattcCACAGCCTCTCTAATTCGTGCCGAGGACTGTCATCGCTTAATATGTTCTGAGTTATCACTaagttagtttttataataaactagctgCTAGTCCCGATATCGTCTgggtaaaatacatacaatatgaaTTTCGCCCTTAAAGGCgaaattcacaaaaaaaaaattactattcatAACAGTCCATATCTTCCTTCAGCTTTCTGGGTTCATTTTTGGCTGTGCATTAAAAGTCAGGCAGGATTCACAAGACAAACAaagattttataagtatagatttaaataattttataatattaacaactaagtgtaattacagatgtTTCAAAATAGATCAATAGTAACCCAGTTATTGTTCAAAGAGCGTGAGCGAATTCGAAGGTTGAAAGGGATCGCAAATAGAAGATGCTTCAGAATTTGAGGTTAAATATATCATGTGTGATTGAACCGGAATCTCTTTATATACGGACgagaattttatttactatattcaaAAGGGGCAACATTTATTTGTGCCAACAATTTAACATGAAAATTGCCAAAGCCTTGTGATTATCAAAAGTAGTATTTGATAttagtataatacatataaattacaatctgcttttattaatatatttttttttactttaaagtatAATGAACCATAGGAACTTATCGTAAAGTAATAATACTCTGCAGAATCGATTTCATCGTTACTGGTAactattcaattaataatttggCTGAGAGTTTGTTCATCGttcataaaaactaataaaaactcCTACATTCAAATCCTATGGGCCTTTCGATAATTGCGTTAATTTAGTTTTTGAAattgttatattacataaatatatattatagatagtcggtggtaaatggtcaccaccgcctctTAATAGACATCGGCGCCATAAAGAATACTAATCCCTTAAAAGCACCAATATATCtcaaccttggaaattaagatgttatgtcctttatcTATCTGTACTTACAATGGCTCATTGGCCTTTCGAACCGAAACACGAAAACACTAAGTATTTGAAGTATTTGGCTTAAGAATATacggtgagtgggtggtacctacgcctgtgtagatttatttaatgatttgcaTTAAgccttaaatattaatataataataattctcaaTGATATAAAGTTCTTGCAGTTTTCCGGGAGTCATGACAAATGATTTAATACgacttttttaaaaatgcaGACATCTGTATGCCTCATATATTCTTTGTTTCCAGTATAGTTTTACCCAGTATCCTCAGAAATAAGCAGTTTATTTtgacctttttattatttttactttgaaacgctttaacacaaaaaaaaaaaacagaaacgtAGGGCTTCATTTTACTAGACTAAATCGATCCTATTAATGTGAGCTATgatcgttaatattattaaacatgaaCAAATCATATACCAAAATGCTCGCCAGCTCTCTAACCGTAATTTTCAAAAGATTTTAAAGACGAACGATGAATcggtacaaaaaaatatttagaaaataatagcatagctaactttttatttacttttaaattaaaaaatgtactaaTTTCATTTCGGCTTAACGAGTGCGTGTACATTATAAAATCTTATGAACGAACGTCGAACGCAACACTCGACACGAGCTTAATTACTGTGttcataattaaaacttaatcgaCTTTTATAatagtagaaaatattttaccgATTTCCTTGCAAAATATACACAATTACTCAGTGCACTTCAATCCTTATACAAATAGAATTTTAAACTaagattcaaaatataaaagactTATCGAAgcatgattttaaaaatgttgataGAAAAATTCGAATCGTAGACAAAGTTCAATTGCAGAATTGAAATATCTTCTTAAAAATGTCATTTTTCTCGTTCACTTGCCTTCAGTCAGATGGAAATTTCAATGACCAGAGCGGAAAAGAGATTGAACATTTGAAGGGATCACGATATCGATAGAATATTGCTCTATTAACAAACAGCTTCTTATGATATATGGCACCAAATCAGCACCAAAGGAAAATCCTGTAAACGACCAACTGCTGGGCTgtacttgtagttacactggtgcACTCATCgttcaaatcgaaacacaaaaaaaataattattgctgcttgacggtagaatatacgATGAGTGAGtcttacctacccagacaggcttgcacaaaacccttaTACCATGtacgttattaataaatatattacacaatgtatttttagtaaaatcacATACGTGCACCAATATGTAAAATTCTCCAAGGCAGCGAAAGATTCTTGTGGCTTTACAACAATCCGCCGTCGCCCGAGCAAAGCTTTTGGATGTAAGGTTATAACTTTCTAGGGACGACAACTATATAGCAATACTATGTAGCAATAAGGCCGCCAAAATTTTATGCTAATTAGGTTGTATCCATGTgtcatgttatttatttttctttttttaatctttgtggtgtacaataaaaatattaaactaaaagtaGTAgactaattaaaaacatatcctaaaatcaatataagtaattataaaaaatcatcttTTCAATAAcagtaatgaatatttttaattgttatttgttgtccaattcattttaattatttcaatttttcccCGTGCACaggtaaaaaatagtaatacaatGTACTCGTTTATCAGACCTTTAATTTTATCAGAATacccagtttaaaaaaaatctaaaaagttGCGAGTGTCGAGCTAAAGGATGCGTACTCCAATTTTTGGATTTTGACGTATGCCTTTTGTTAGTACCTTGTAACTATCTAATTTTAAGAGTTCTTTAACTGTTGAAAACTTGTTGTTCCGAAAATCTATTTCAAAAGCTCAATAATTTAGGCCTTACAAATTACCGTTGCCAATAAATGGTATAGTTTTACAAAAGAGTcatctaattaattatatgttgatGGCACACGTGGAAGAAATTCATCCGACACATTaaagtttccttacgatgttttccttttgcTGGGTGCGAGtgaattataaatcaaatcTTCGCTCATCTTACATTCTACTGATCCGGTTATGACGGATAAACGAGACTCTACTAGTTACTTTTTGTGCACATTATTCTTTAAACCTTTCAAGAGCACTGCACCACTATAATTCTATTATTCACCAGTATACtcattataaatgatttaatgatgattattataattaccaattaataaaaaatatattaagagaacaatattatatatactatattatattaaacaaaaatcttACATAAGatatgtgtataaaaaataacaatcagaaagatatatttaaatgttagcTTTTACCATTTTGAATTAAGTTATAAAGCTTAACGAGTGTACAAAATTTTGCTTTGAAGTTACAAACgcccaaaatatttaaattttaggaaGCTTAAAAGGAAATTACCGactttaagaaattattatttctatattacgtttttattaatgggagatttttattaaatatgtatttatttattaattagataaCCAACATAAACTTTATAAACCGATTAAACCATAAATACCACTATGATATCttaaatatgttgttataaaaataatatcacataaTTCAAcacaatgaatatttttaaattcatatgaaaatgaaaaaataatacaaataaaaatatttttactaactaTTTTTGAAAGAGTATATAGTAATCAAGAGAAAGCCTGGATTCGGCCATTTCCGACTAACGCAAACGCGTTTTTCTATTGGCCCACCCAGTTAACATTCTAAACttgaaaaatatagataaaaatttctacaaataaaatcaaatttaccaGACAAACTCAAACACTCCTTGAAACATCATATGAGACCCTTATAACAAAACTTCGGCAGACATGgcatttactttactttacacataaaatatatatctttgcaCGTTCCAAAAAACTCGTTGCTACGTACTTTTGTCCATTGTTAATATCTTATTTTTCTTTCTCTAATCAGTGATTctaaaaccaatatacatatttataaccaACAATCTTATCacgcttattatattatattatcttattttgtGTTATGTTCTCATATATATTATCTCTATTGGTATTTAttactaacatttttttatttaataatattatagctgtttaaataaaaaaactaatagttgttatatttaagtaaatattaaaaaactacaaACATTTTACTGATAAAATTGTAGTTTTATATGATCCAATAAAGAACCGAGAGGATTTGCTCTTCACATAAAGAGATAAGCCGACAAGAGCTCTTACATTTTTCATCTTTGAAGAGCTTATGACTAGTGTGAAGCCAATAATGGTAGTAAAGCCGTAAAACACATTtgaaatacgtatatattttataaaagcaaataaatttgTTCAAATTCAACACAAAATTTTCATTCTGATTTAAGAAAgagaacataaaattaaaaaaatatatattttttaaagaaataacattaaaaaaaagtgatataaaGTGAGCTCAGTTATGAACGACGACTAACTCATTGCAACGAAGTAGAAACTCATTGCAACgaataacaatttaaacataCAATCTAGAAACCAAAATCACATCCAGCAAGTTTGAAACTAAGATATTCGGGCTCAATTAGGACATCTTTGATAGCAATTAATTCAACTCCTTTTCATgtttacaaaatgttatttGGTTGTACAAAGCGAAGGTGGTTGGGAGCAGATATTAACTTAAAAGGTATTAAGAAAGTCCAATGAAAAGACAGgctttaagattaaaataatatttaactcttTTTCGGttcattatacaaaaaaaaacaatttcactttgcttataataaatgtaagtattaaatataggCAGGGGTAAAAAGTTTTATGCTCTAACTATTATTAACTCTCTACTTCTTACGAAACTGATTCTATTACAGTAATAATCACAGTTAAGTTATGAATTATTCCTCAGATTTACTAAGTTCTTACATAAAAGTAATATCCTTGGTTAGTATGCTTTCATTGTTCAAGCGAAAGAGTTGTGGAAAAAGCAACGTAATGTCACGCAAAGACAAAGTTATGGCTAAACAGGAAattcataaaactttaaaattgtgTAACTTCTGCACACGAAAAATAGGTCTTTCTTTTATTGATGAACAACCTACAACTTTACTTTGTAAAATATGGACTCATATATGGTTTCTTGGGTCTgcggttataatattttttaaatttgctgGTGAAGCGAACTTTGCTGTGACGAAACTAGTCAATTCAGCGTCGGTGGTGGAATTCGTTGCAAGCTTACATATTATTGGCTACGACATTATGAGTCAGTcgacaaacatttttattataatacaaaatattattaaacaaacattaatcAATACATGTTCTATCACAGGTTTCGGTAAGCTGTGGACGATGTGGTACAAAAGGAATATATTCCGGAATCTTCTCATTGAACTCGCCGACCTGTGGCCAACGTCGGACCACGACAAAGATTCTATTGACATCAAACGACAGAAACTTTCTAGACTACAAATTGGTCAATTCTGTGTGTGGCttttcctattttattttttactatagtCGACTTAATTATagcattattttacaaaaaataaatgtcattctatgtttatttaaaattttaatatcgtaTGTAAAATAATTGGGTTGGGTCTgccaacaattttttttattgctttcacGGCATTCACGGCcttgaataaaaatagaaaacgtTTCTTGGTATACCAGTTCTAACGCACAGTGTGATATTACACGGCTCTTCTacaagtttgttttaatttcaaaataaatataactttttttgcaAATTCAAGTAGatacaagcacttttaaatgATTCCTTTATGATATTATCatgtcaattaaaattttttcaACTATTTCGCGATGCGACTCCCGCTGAGCAGAACCGACTAGAATTGTCAACTAAGAATTTTTACAGGGTATGCCTTTTGGAATATATTAGGAGTATGGCTATACAACTTGACTCCGATAGCTATTTTAGTCTACCACCGGATTCAAGGCACATCTGCTAATTTAGGATACATCTATCATTTATTGTATCCCTTTGATAAGACACAGCCCGTATACCACGAACTTGCCTTTGTCTTTGAAGCCTTGGCAGGTAAGCTTCTATTATATTCCAGAACCTTATCCATTTTAATTAAGCCTAAGAGATTGAATTCTTCAAAACTGAGGTTTTCTGTAGCGTCACCCGCACATTTAATTAGTGTTTTAGTTTTCTCACTCTTAGTATATCAAGGCGCATTTCACTCACAGTGTTTAAAAGTTcatgtatatttcaaaaatatataatatctaagaGCTAACAGTTAACTAAAGacacaattttgtttttactgcaagtagaaaaatattttatttagatgtgGCGtcaagtaatataattattgaccaTAAATTGCTTGACgaattgaaaattgtaatataagcaAGTTTCATTTGTCAACAGTGTAAAATGtgccttaaaattaaaatagtatgtGCGTTTATGACTAATAAGAAAACTTTGAAACAGCTCCAAATTCtggtatatgttttaatttttttttttttataaaataggaaggtggactagcatataggccacctgatggtaagtggtcaccaaacgcccttagacattggcattgtaagaaatgtcaaccatcgcttatagcaaatgcgctaccaaccttgggaactaagattttatgtcccttgtgcccgtaattacactggctcactcacccttcaaaccggaacacaacaatacttgatgtattgctgttttgcggtagaatatctgatgagtgggtggtacctacccagacgagcttgcacaaagccctaccaccagtaaaaagtaaaatttatatatatattttatatttttcaagtgtATTGTTAAATGTTTGTGAACATTTAATCATtctcttttattttatcttttcttttaaacgaaaatatagaaagcaattaaatatttataatgtttctgCAGGCGTTGTGTCAGTATGGTCAATGCTCGGCTCAGATATTCTGTTCATGACGATGGCGAGTCACATCAGCATGTTGCTACGACTTTTGCAGTTAAAGATACGATGCTTGGGTACACAAAATAGCGTCAGCCATAAAAATCAGATCAAGCATGGGGATTTGTACCAAGAAATTATTtctgttattaaaatacatcaGAGACTtataaagtaagtatattttatattcaattcataCTACCACTAAATTGCAGATGATGTGACCTAGGCTCAAATACAAGGTCAGGTCAGCAAAAACGTTATTAGGTTTTTCAGTGAACAATAGAATCTGGTAGCTCGCAGTGTGTTTCCCATGTCTTGAAACACATAACACGTTGATCATGTGGCTGAAGTGAACttgtttttgcgcacacactagtgcactataatatatcctgtgcaTTGTTAGTCTCTGATAAGAATTGCTCATATCATAAAATCATTATCGCTTATTCGATtgattcagaaaaaaaatatgaccaaaTATTTTTCAGGTACGGAAATGATTTAGAGGACGCATTCTCAGTTGTCAATCTTCTTAACGTACTGTTAAGCTCGGTGAATATTTGCTGTGTTGTTTTCAAtatagtaagtaattattaatttaatacgatTTTATAGTATAATGAACCAAACACTGAAgctgttttttttcaattttcgcTCATAATAAGCATTatggtattttttatctttaaatatgtaattttttatccaTGTTACAAGAACGTATTTTAGCTTTTAGATCCATGGATGGCAATGAGTAACAAGTTCTTCTTGGGGGCCGCTTTAACTCAAGTGGGTATTATGTGTTCGTATGCCGACGATATTTTCACATCAGTAAGTAAaggaattttaaaaaacaaaataagaattgaattatttaagtgTAGTTATTAAATGGTcctattttacttatattatttatctagaaATACCCGATATGTGAGACTTTGGCCTATTCTTtagaagataaataatatacgcATATTGTACTGTTACAattgcataataattattattttttcctgtCACATAAGCAAATATCTTGTATAACCT belongs to Nymphalis io chromosome 2, ilAglIoxx1.1, whole genome shotgun sequence and includes:
- the LOC126776135 gene encoding odorant receptor 4-like, producing MSRKDKVMAKQEIHKTLKLCNFCTRKIGLSFIDEQPTTLLCKIWTHIWFLGSAVIIFFKFAGEANFAVTKLVNSASVVEFVASLHIIGYDIMSFGKLWTMWYKRNIFRNLLIELADLWPTSDHDKDSIDIKRQKLSRLQIGQFWYAFWNILGVWLYNLTPIAILVYHRIQGTSANLGYIYHLLYPFDKTQPVYHELAFVFEALAGVVSVWSMLGSDILFMTMASHISMLLRLLQLKIRCLGTQNSVSHKNQIKHGDLYQEIISVIKIHQRLIKYGNDLEDAFSVVNLLNVLLSSVNICCVVFNILLDPWMAMSNKFFLGAALTQVGIMCSYADDIFTSSSGVADAVYDSGWYNGDIRCQRALLALIQRSQKPLYFTALKFSSITMSTYSSILIKSYSYFTLLYTVYISD